Proteins found in one Clostridium kluyveri DSM 555 genomic segment:
- a CDS encoding N-acetylneuraminate synthase family protein, translating to MNDIKIGNKIIGNTHPCFIIAEAGSNHNGDIKQAKELVDIAVEAGANAVKFQTFTADKLFSKNHPANKIVKNFEFKLEWHKEMKEYCDKKGIMFITTPFQKDAVDLLEKLNIEGYKIASGDMDYYPLLDYISNTGKPIILASGMAYMDEVKEAFNRIKNGKTEDIAILHCVSNYPPKDEDINLKAIQTIKEEFNVPVGFSDHSMGITVPIAAVALGANIIEKHFTISRKLEGMDHFYALEPKELKQMVIEIRKVEKSMGVGIKTPVKAEFAERHYARRGIIAACNLKEGQVIKEEYLDYVRPVDGIESKYYEEVIGRKVNKNIDVDSPIHWEDLI from the coding sequence ATGAATGATATAAAAATAGGTAATAAAATTATAGGTAATACTCATCCTTGTTTTATAATAGCTGAAGCAGGAAGTAATCATAATGGGGATATAAAACAGGCTAAGGAATTGGTAGATATTGCAGTGGAGGCAGGAGCAAATGCAGTTAAATTTCAAACTTTTACAGCAGACAAACTATTTTCTAAAAATCATCCTGCAAATAAAATTGTAAAAAATTTTGAATTTAAACTGGAATGGCATAAAGAAATGAAAGAATACTGCGATAAAAAAGGTATAATGTTTATTACTACACCTTTTCAAAAAGATGCAGTGGATTTACTTGAAAAATTAAATATAGAAGGGTATAAAATAGCATCAGGAGATATGGATTATTATCCCCTTTTGGATTACATATCAAATACAGGAAAACCTATAATTTTAGCATCAGGTATGGCGTATATGGATGAGGTTAAGGAAGCATTTAATAGAATAAAAAATGGAAAAACTGAAGATATTGCTATACTTCATTGTGTTTCTAATTATCCTCCTAAAGATGAAGACATAAATCTTAAAGCTATTCAAACCATAAAGGAGGAGTTTAATGTTCCAGTAGGTTTTTCAGATCACTCCATGGGAATAACTGTTCCTATTGCAGCAGTGGCCCTGGGAGCAAATATTATAGAAAAACATTTTACTATTTCAAGAAAGTTAGAAGGTATGGATCACTTTTATGCATTAGAACCTAAGGAATTAAAGCAAATGGTAATCGAAATAAGAAAAGTAGAAAAATCTATGGGTGTGGGGATTAAAACTCCAGTGAAAGCAGAATTTGCAGAAAGGCATTATGCAAGAAGGGGAATAATTGCAGCTTGTAATCTAAAAGAAGGACAAGTTATAAAAGAAGAATATTTGGATTATGTAAGGCCAGTAGATGGTATAGAAAGTAAATATTATGAAGAAGTTATAGGAAGAAAAGTTAATAAAAATATAGATGTGGACAGTCCAATACATTGGGAAGATTTAATATAA
- a CDS encoding class I SAM-dependent methyltransferase, with protein sequence MYKSTCDLCGNDNYKILGKVKDNFLVKCMLCGHIYMLYRFNNKELFKVYDEDYFKEKYIKGNEKVDYDYLKDKPNILEFVKKRFNTIHKYKNPGTILDIGCAMGFYLEYAQNFGWDIYGVEISQYAADYARQLLNTKNIFNGTIENIEFEDEKFDVITMWLVLEHMVKPVDILLKIRKWLKHDGIIGIKVPNADGITFRSNLNKWIGQHPEDHMCDFTPDTLERIMNKCGYEMLEVETEGIYLDRFTTKEKFIHSKNVSNFYYDITKECNLGDSMVAFFKLNL encoded by the coding sequence TTGTATAAATCAACTTGTGATTTATGTGGAAATGACAATTATAAAATTTTAGGTAAAGTTAAAGATAATTTTCTTGTGAAATGTATGCTATGCGGTCATATATATATGCTGTATAGATTTAATAATAAAGAATTATTTAAAGTATATGATGAGGATTATTTTAAAGAAAAATATATTAAGGGCAATGAAAAGGTAGATTATGATTATTTGAAAGATAAACCTAATATACTGGAATTTGTAAAAAAAAGATTTAACACTATACATAAATACAAAAATCCAGGAACTATATTAGACATAGGTTGTGCCATGGGATTTTATCTTGAATATGCACAAAATTTTGGTTGGGATATATATGGGGTAGAAATATCACAATATGCTGCTGATTATGCTAGACAATTATTAAATACTAAAAATATATTCAATGGAACAATAGAAAATATTGAATTTGAAGATGAAAAATTTGATGTTATAACAATGTGGCTAGTACTTGAACATATGGTAAAACCTGTTGATATTTTATTAAAGATAAGAAAATGGCTTAAACATGATGGAATTATAGGAATAAAAGTTCCCAATGCAGATGGAATAACATTTAGAAGTAATTTAAATAAATGGATAGGACAGCATCCCGAGGATCATATGTGTGACTTTACACCAGATACATTAGAAAGAATTATGAATAAATGTGGATATGAGATGTTAGAAGTTGAAACTGAGGGAATTTATTTAGATAGATTTACTACTAAAGAAAAATTTATTCATAGTAAAAATGTATCTAATTTTTATTATGATATTACTAAAGAATGTAATTTAGGAGATTCTATGGTAGCATTTTTTAAATTGAATTTATAA
- a CDS encoding motility associated factor glycosyltransferase family protein, which produces MENLTDYLKDILEDKFTKDEEVKLEKSKDNKDIFKVNYNGSFKYIGSKYNVERDIDNFLFEVGNIGIDTLIIVFGLGTGEHILKLFDKLNSFNRVLVVEPDRRILKKFFKLQYSKSLLKDDKIDIVGFEKENIRSYIIEFICDENNYNNIRYAAYGNYSILYKIEYLYFLRSIKEVLLLFEGNLITKYVHGRSFMSCYLNNIKSIASSHYLNEFKDKFKDYTAVVVSAGPSLEKNIDELKNFNDNAIIICGNRTLKPLMEKGIIPDFMCSVDCSDAVYDMCKKYLNYGNIPLIFTETSNSKLVLNKRKGKIFFRYGSAKTSIQEVTGKNIDSLYSGGSVAHTCVDFARYIGCKVIIFIGQDLAYTNDMEHAQIAEMQSYNKTISNENLIQVDGLYGDKVLTTRVLNGYRDALEEYIKRMKNIKFINATEGGALIKGVETITLKEALDKYAVSQGIGKVVNDIFKKQPGIDRIKVIDNMKNILKGLMKINDEIKRCRENIISALLSNKISKMKYAYKKISVLNDELDNSSSFNFIDFLISDVMNRTSVYFRYQESKYEVENLKNILNAFKKLYNDIIETIDYVVPKIEKCIEDL; this is translated from the coding sequence ATGGAGAATTTAACTGATTATCTTAAAGATATTTTAGAGGATAAATTTACAAAAGATGAGGAAGTAAAACTTGAAAAGAGTAAAGATAATAAGGATATTTTTAAAGTGAATTATAATGGCAGTTTTAAATACATAGGAAGCAAATATAATGTAGAAAGAGATATAGATAATTTTTTATTCGAAGTTGGAAATATAGGTATAGATACATTAATAATAGTATTTGGACTGGGAACAGGAGAACATATACTTAAACTTTTTGATAAACTGAATTCATTTAACAGGGTACTTGTAGTGGAGCCTGACAGAAGAATACTGAAGAAATTTTTCAAATTACAATATTCTAAGAGTCTGCTGAAAGATGATAAGATAGATATAGTAGGATTTGAAAAGGAGAATATAAGAAGTTATATTATTGAGTTTATATGTGATGAAAATAATTATAACAATATAAGATATGCTGCTTATGGAAATTACAGTATATTGTATAAAATTGAATATCTGTATTTTTTAAGAAGTATTAAAGAAGTATTACTTTTGTTTGAAGGTAATTTAATAACAAAATATGTACATGGAAGAAGTTTTATGAGTTGTTATCTGAATAACATAAAATCAATAGCTTCAAGTCATTATCTAAATGAATTTAAGGATAAATTTAAAGATTATACTGCGGTGGTAGTTTCGGCAGGGCCATCCCTTGAAAAGAATATAGATGAACTTAAAAATTTCAATGACAATGCAATAATTATTTGTGGAAACAGGACATTAAAGCCTCTTATGGAAAAGGGGATAATACCAGACTTTATGTGCTCGGTAGATTGCAGTGATGCAGTTTATGATATGTGCAAAAAATATCTTAATTATGGTAATATACCATTGATTTTTACAGAAACAAGCAATTCAAAATTGGTATTAAATAAAAGAAAAGGTAAAATATTTTTCAGATATGGTTCTGCAAAGACATCTATACAAGAAGTAACTGGTAAGAATATAGATTCTCTATATTCTGGAGGATCTGTGGCACATACATGTGTGGATTTTGCAAGATATATAGGATGCAAGGTGATTATATTTATTGGTCAGGATCTTGCCTATACAAATGATATGGAACATGCTCAGATAGCTGAGATGCAAAGTTATAATAAAACAATTAGCAATGAAAATTTGATTCAAGTTGATGGACTATATGGAGACAAAGTTTTGACAACTCGTGTATTGAATGGTTATAGGGATGCATTGGAAGAATATATAAAACGTATGAAAAATATAAAATTTATAAATGCTACAGAAGGCGGTGCATTAATTAAAGGAGTAGAAACTATTACACTTAAAGAAGCACTTGATAAATATGCAGTATCTCAAGGAATTGGTAAAGTAGTAAATGATATATTCAAAAAACAACCTGGTATTGATAGAATTAAAGTTATAGATAATATGAAAAATATATTAAAAGGACTTATGAAAATAAATGATGAGATAAAAAGATGCAGAGAAAATATTATATCAGCACTTTTAAGTAATAAAATTAGTAAAATGAAGTATGCCTATAAGAAAATATCTGTATTGAATGATGAGTTGGATAATAGTTCTTCATTTAATTTTATAGATTTTTTAATATCAGATGTGATGAATAGGACTTCTGTATATTTTAGATATCAGGAATCCAAATACGAAGTTGAAAATTTAAAAAATATATTAAATGCCTTTAAAAAATTATACAATGATATTATAGAAACTATAGATTATGTAGTACCCAAAATAGAAAAGTGTATAGAAGATTTATAA
- a CDS encoding flagellar protein FliT, which yields MNSQLIEAMSQYKQLSFKIMKYIEEGKLDELNSLFNIRQKILDSIENIDYTLEEGKEVFLKLELRKLDSNMAELINRKKDELGTDMKAFFKSKNASNAYNKNGIHSSIFFNKKI from the coding sequence ATGAATTCACAATTAATTGAAGCTATGTCACAATACAAGCAACTCAGTTTTAAAATAATGAAGTATATAGAAGAGGGGAAATTGGATGAATTGAATAGCCTTTTTAACATAAGGCAAAAAATATTAGATTCTATTGAAAATATAGATTATACCTTGGAAGAGGGAAAAGAAGTATTTTTAAAGCTTGAATTGAGAAAATTGGACAGTAATATGGCGGAACTTATCAATAGAAAAAAAGATGAACTTGGAACTGATATGAAAGCATTTTTTAAAAGCAAGAATGCTTCAAATGCCTATAATAAAAATGGTATACACTCTTCAATTTTTTTTAATAAAAAAATATAA
- a CDS encoding flagellin — protein sequence MIINHNLNAMNAHRQMGINTGNGAKSMEKLSSGLRINRAGDDAAGLSISEKMRAQIRGLNQASRNSQDGISLIQTAEGALNETHSILQRMRELAVQSASDTNVTVDRSALNDEMGQLIDEIDRIANATQFNEQDILKTAQTLDIQVGANNDSNQRITLSWKAQTKASLGEDAINISAVVVSDKTSAQSAITKINSAIISVSKSRSKMGSYQNRLEHTIANLDNSSENLQAAESRVRDVDMASEMMNYTKNNILQQAAQAMLAQANQEPQGVLQLLR from the coding sequence ATGATAATAAATCATAATTTAAATGCTATGAATGCCCACAGACAGATGGGAATAAACACAGGTAATGGGGCAAAATCAATGGAAAAATTATCTTCAGGTCTTAGAATAAACAGGGCAGGAGATGACGCAGCAGGTCTTTCCATATCAGAAAAAATGAGAGCTCAAATAAGAGGTCTTAACCAGGCTTCAAGAAACTCACAGGATGGTATTTCCTTAATACAGACTGCTGAGGGTGCTTTAAATGAAACCCACAGTATTCTTCAGAGAATGAGAGAACTTGCAGTTCAGTCAGCCAGTGATACAAATGTTACTGTTGATAGATCAGCATTGAATGATGAAATGGGTCAGTTGATAGATGAAATAGATAGAATAGCAAATGCTACCCAGTTCAATGAACAGGATATACTTAAAACAGCTCAAACCCTTGACATTCAGGTAGGGGCCAATAATGATTCTAACCAAAGAATTACTTTGAGCTGGAAGGCTCAAACAAAAGCAAGTTTGGGAGAAGATGCTATAAATATTTCTGCAGTTGTTGTAAGTGATAAGACTTCTGCACAGTCTGCTATAACTAAAATAAACAGTGCCATAATTTCCGTATCAAAGTCAAGATCCAAGATGGGTTCTTACCAGAACAGGCTTGAGCATACTATAGCAAACTTGGATAATTCATCTGAGAATTTGCAGGCAGCAGAATCCAGAGTTAGAGATGTAGATATGGCAAGTGAAATGATGAATTACACTAAGAATAATATATTGCAGCAGGCTGCACAGGCAATGCTTGCACAAGCTAATCAGGAGCCTCAGGGTGTGCTTCAACTTTTAAGATAA
- a CDS encoding class I SAM-dependent methyltransferase translates to MQKIEYEYVNCSICGNNYIDKVYTNNINESTLDGILPVTVNIGICKKCGFIFQYLVPTEKSLSRYYSRQSECNDESNFISKEYYETYDFIKENVEYNNINKVLDIGCRRGEILTLFKSDYKNVLGIEPSSSNVKYLREKAHIPVINEMFSNDILKGEQFDLIILTNVLEHMKNPRSVLKDIFKKISNNGYLFCSVPKIGACINKKFLNNISDFFSFQHLNYFTINNLLYFIKKLGYGVVKYRQTGESIQIICNKIKEEKIQLINEYKINNEIIKTYIRERHKSISKIINKIRNLESDGLIIYGAGTHTTQFLQLIDFSKLNIVGICDSDKNKYGIQIADFTICSIDEIDQIKFKDIIISSNEYQNEIYEYLIKKFPDKNIIKLYM, encoded by the coding sequence ATGCAAAAAATAGAGTATGAATATGTAAACTGTTCTATATGTGGTAATAATTATATTGATAAAGTCTATACCAATAATATAAATGAATCAACATTAGATGGAATATTACCTGTAACAGTTAATATAGGCATATGTAAAAAGTGTGGTTTTATTTTTCAATATTTAGTTCCAACAGAAAAAAGTCTTAGTAGATATTATAGTAGACAATCTGAATGTAATGATGAATCAAATTTTATTAGCAAAGAATATTATGAAACATATGATTTTATTAAAGAAAATGTTGAGTATAATAATATAAATAAAGTATTAGATATTGGATGTAGACGAGGAGAGATTCTTACATTATTTAAGAGTGATTACAAAAATGTGTTAGGAATAGAGCCTTCCTCAAGTAATGTAAAATATCTTCGCGAAAAAGCACATATTCCTGTTATAAATGAAATGTTTAGTAATGATATACTTAAAGGAGAACAATTTGACCTTATTATATTAACTAACGTTTTAGAACATATGAAAAATCCAAGGAGTGTTTTAAAAGATATTTTTAAGAAGATTTCTAACAATGGATATCTTTTCTGTAGTGTTCCTAAGATTGGGGCTTGTATTAATAAAAAATTCTTGAATAATATTTCAGATTTTTTTTCATTTCAGCATTTAAATTATTTCACCATAAATAATTTATTGTATTTTATAAAAAAATTAGGTTATGGTGTAGTTAAATATCGACAAACTGGAGAATCTATTCAAATTATTTGTAACAAAATAAAAGAAGAGAAAATTCAACTAATAAATGAATATAAAATTAATAATGAAATTATTAAAACTTATATAAGAGAAAGACATAAAAGTATTTCTAAAATTATTAATAAAATTAGAAACTTAGAATCAGATGGGTTGATTATATATGGAGCAGGCACACATACCACACAATTTTTGCAACTTATTGATTTTAGTAAACTTAATATAGTTGGAATATGTGATTCAGATAAAAATAAATATGGGATACAAATAGCTGATTTTACCATTTGTAGTATAGATGAGATTGATCAAATCAAATTTAAAGATATTATTATTTCTTCCAATGAATATCAAAATGAAATATATGAATATTTGATAAAAAAATTTCCTGATAAAAATATAATAAAATTATATATGTAA
- a CDS encoding cytidylyltransferase domain-containing protein — MRIMLKGKKVIALIQARCTSTRLPKKHFRYIGHKMLIDWVVDRLKNVNEIDEIIISTTGDISDVSLKTYAEKKKIGFYGYDGDINDVVGRHYNAVKNKNADYIVIISGDCPLIHEKFIKEQLYTLEQGYSYTRPSTICIHEGIDSYSMDCVKFLNDNSKTSYERENYGVIIRENLNLVKIGFIDLDKKYTENIFRISVDNMADLRFMNEVYYKLKSENKEFNIDNVFELVEKDRNLLDINSHVQQKKRGEKTYKFLIKTEASKEKGLGHLKRMMVLGQYLNENKNNGVIYVINKDETAKSILEDEGYIYDYSDGETEEELIELINNYKSDILVIDVQKLEGSTGYNFKNIKDKTNIKKIVLIDKYIKDDFVDVMIIQGIQSDEFEEEVKGNDKVLYGLNCVFINNDFRKIRRSIKDEIVISFGGTDVNNVTTKIINLINSLDINKCYTYKIILGPYFKYIKEFQKELKNFKYNYEIVINPNNMADEIKNCKLGIIFYGVSFYEFKFLGIPTIDIVSDRIYENEFMKISKLGIGNYCGTKYKLNSEKIEHYMNNIPVDCNLRLLGLKICDFEYIYNKIVEVL, encoded by the coding sequence ATGAGAATAATGCTAAAAGGAAAAAAAGTTATAGCTTTAATACAGGCAAGGTGCACATCTACAAGGCTACCTAAAAAGCATTTTAGGTATATTGGCCATAAAATGCTTATAGATTGGGTTGTAGATAGACTTAAAAATGTGAATGAAATAGATGAAATAATAATATCTACTACTGGTGATATTTCAGATGTATCCTTAAAGACATATGCTGAAAAAAAGAAGATTGGTTTTTATGGATATGATGGAGATATAAACGATGTAGTTGGAAGACATTATAATGCAGTTAAAAATAAAAATGCAGATTATATAGTGATTATTTCAGGGGATTGTCCTTTGATTCATGAAAAATTTATAAAGGAACAGTTATATACATTAGAACAGGGTTATTCTTATACAAGACCTAGTACTATATGTATACACGAAGGAATAGATTCATATTCCATGGATTGTGTGAAGTTTTTAAATGATAATAGTAAAACTTCCTATGAAAGGGAAAACTATGGAGTAATTATAAGAGAAAATTTAAATCTTGTTAAAATAGGATTTATAGATTTGGATAAGAAATACACGGAAAATATTTTTAGAATATCTGTAGATAATATGGCAGATTTAAGATTTATGAATGAAGTATATTACAAACTTAAAAGTGAAAACAAAGAGTTTAATATAGATAATGTTTTTGAATTAGTGGAAAAAGACAGAAACTTACTTGATATAAATTCTCATGTACAGCAGAAAAAAAGAGGAGAAAAAACTTACAAGTTTTTAATTAAAACTGAAGCTTCTAAAGAAAAAGGTCTTGGTCATCTAAAAAGAATGATGGTACTAGGACAGTATTTAAATGAAAATAAAAATAATGGAGTAATATATGTCATAAATAAGGATGAAACAGCTAAAAGTATTTTAGAGGATGAAGGATATATTTATGATTACAGTGATGGAGAAACAGAAGAAGAATTAATAGAACTAATAAACAATTATAAATCAGATATACTCGTAATTGATGTGCAAAAGTTAGAAGGAAGCACAGGTTATAATTTTAAAAATATAAAAGACAAAACAAATATAAAAAAAATAGTGTTAATAGATAAATATATCAAAGATGATTTTGTAGATGTAATGATAATTCAAGGTATACAAAGTGATGAGTTTGAAGAGGAAGTTAAAGGAAATGACAAGGTTCTGTATGGGTTAAATTGTGTTTTTATAAATAATGACTTTAGAAAAATCAGAAGAAGTATAAAGGATGAAATAGTAATTTCTTTTGGAGGTACAGATGTTAATAATGTAACCACTAAAATAATTAATTTAATAAATAGTTTGGATATTAATAAATGTTATACTTATAAAATTATCCTTGGACCTTATTTTAAATACATAAAGGAGTTTCAAAAAGAGCTCAAGAACTTTAAATATAATTATGAAATAGTGATTAATCCTAATAATATGGCTGATGAAATTAAAAATTGTAAATTAGGAATTATATTTTATGGAGTAAGTTTTTATGAATTCAAATTTTTAGGGATACCTACTATTGATATAGTTTCAGATAGAATTTATGAAAATGAGTTTATGAAAATATCAAAATTGGGAATAGGGAATTATTGTGGAACTAAATATAAATTGAATTCAGAAAAAATAGAGCATTATATGAATAATATTCCAGTAGATTGTAATCTAAGATTATTAGGTTTGAAAATATGTGATTTTGAGTATATTTACAATAAAATTGTAGAGGTGTTGTAA
- a CDS encoding methyltransferase domain-containing protein produces the protein MSSIKHDKIEFDCIIQANRFGWDGTEDYCVKKIDNKYVIEYVIEKLKKIENINKIIITVADIEKNKFFLDIASKNNVKCYFGSADNVLERFICALKDSKSKYVIKTLGQNCFIDVNLLKSMIKIIEANKNVEFVCTPDDFETKFTAEIFKSNLLLNIKKCIYNEDKEKIKNYLARPMSFVKANKDKFNVEIYKNIPKYNKEYLINIREKAKQIYEEGQTTGINYKNQIENGNFFLERYRFSGKFIKKQDCVLDIACGSGYGTKYIFDKITQNIIGADLNERVIQYDKENYSNIEFQVQDATKTTFSENQFDVVLSMETFEHIPLDLIDNYLHEIKRILKNNGIFICTTPQNDNGDIPLVPWHIKEYSLKEFKEILSKYFYLEKVYGSKNGIYTDDEKGNGMMAICRKKLY, from the coding sequence ATGTCTAGTATAAAACATGATAAAATTGAGTTTGATTGTATAATTCAAGCTAATAGATTTGGTTGGGATGGTACAGAAGATTATTGTGTAAAGAAAATAGATAATAAATATGTAATAGAATATGTAATAGAAAAATTAAAGAAAATTGAAAATATAAATAAAATAATTATAACTGTAGCAGATATTGAAAAAAATAAATTTTTTCTTGATATAGCTAGTAAAAATAATGTAAAATGTTATTTCGGTTCAGCTGATAATGTCCTTGAAAGGTTTATTTGTGCATTAAAAGATTCAAAATCTAAGTATGTAATAAAAACATTAGGTCAAAATTGCTTTATTGATGTTAATTTATTGAAATCAATGATAAAAATTATAGAAGCAAACAAAAATGTTGAATTTGTATGTACTCCAGATGATTTTGAAACAAAGTTTACAGCTGAAATTTTTAAAAGTAATTTATTACTAAATATAAAGAAATGTATTTATAATGAAGATAAGGAAAAAATAAAAAATTATTTAGCAAGACCTATGTCTTTTGTTAAAGCTAATAAGGATAAATTTAATGTCGAGATTTATAAAAATATCCCTAAATATAATAAAGAATATTTAATTAATATCAGAGAGAAAGCCAAACAGATTTATGAAGAAGGTCAAACTACAGGTATAAATTACAAAAATCAAATAGAAAATGGCAATTTTTTTCTTGAAAGATATAGATTTTCTGGAAAATTTATAAAAAAGCAAGATTGTGTATTAGATATAGCTTGTGGTAGTGGCTATGGAACAAAATACATATTTGATAAAATTACACAAAATATTATAGGAGCAGATTTAAATGAAAGAGTTATTCAATATGACAAAGAAAATTATTCAAATATTGAATTTCAGGTACAGGATGCTACAAAGACTACATTTTCAGAAAATCAATTTGATGTTGTGTTGAGTATGGAAACTTTTGAACATATACCATTAGACCTAATTGATAATTATTTACATGAAATAAAAAGAATACTAAAAAATAATGGCATTTTTATATGTACTACACCACAAAATGATAATGGAGATATACCTTTAGTTCCCTGGCATATAAAAGAATATAGTCTAAAAGAATTTAAAGAGATATTATCAAAATATTTTTATTTGGAAAAAGTTTATGGTTCTAAAAATGGAATATATACTGATGATGAAAAGGGTAATGGAATGATGGCAATTTGTAGAAAGAAGTTATATTAA